The Pelistega ratti genome window below encodes:
- a CDS encoding polymorphic toxin type 15 domain-containing protein — translation MGDASINRSIGSQWRKNGRLDEMDDYAKEMMAKYGEHAKMNVELNRCK, via the coding sequence TTGGGCGATGCTAGTATCAATCGTTCTATTGGTAGCCAATGGCGAAAAAACGGGCGTTTGGATGAAATGGATGATTATGCTAAAGAAATGATGGCTAAATATGGTGAGCATGCCAAAATGAATGTGGAATTAAACCGTTGTAAATAA
- a CDS encoding RHS repeat domain-containing protein, with translation MSQTHYRYDGLNRLTQLTDSQNTLSFNYDKVGRLTEQRQWQMNDSGFANSQVIGYHSMIKTAIGLKPCCLCVNLRFQSGCLPGRIGNFFG, from the coding sequence ATGAGCCAAACCCATTACCGATATGATGGATTAAACCGCCTCACCCAACTGACAGATAGTCAAAATACGCTTTCGTTTAATTATGATAAGGTCGGTAGATTAACCGAACAACGTCAATGGCAAATGAACGACTCAGGCTTTGCTAATAGCCAAGTGATAGGCTATCACAGTATGATAAAAACGGCAATCGGCTTAAAACCCTGTTGCCTGTGCGTAAATCTTCGCTTTCAGTCAGGTTGCCTACCTGGTCGTATTGGTAATTTCTTCGGATAA
- a CDS encoding GAD-like domain-containing protein produces the protein MDYRTVDEIDYFFKKFGEITYSEPVDTELIEKYTGILPEWFIGYWKKYGFFSVMDGLYWAVNPEEYQDILKTWLPEEQAENCYVLARSGWGELVVWQPEYGDKYEIDPLNGWVFQENINPLLEAGYANKAAESVFTGAKVEHLSADLFKECVQAYGPLKENEMFTFVPPLFIGGEKIFKNVKKVDLFIQMDILAQLAEPKIIDINDLRKMAFGR, from the coding sequence ATGGATTATCGTACTGTGGATGAAATTGATTATTTTTTTAAGAAATTTGGAGAAATTACCTATAGTGAACCTGTAGATACCGAATTAATTGAAAAATACACAGGTATTTTGCCTGAATGGTTTATCGGTTATTGGAAAAAATATGGCTTTTTTAGTGTGATGGATGGGTTGTATTGGGCGGTGAATCCTGAGGAGTATCAGGATATATTAAAAACCTGGCTTCCCGAAGAGCAGGCGGAGAATTGTTATGTGTTAGCTCGCTCTGGTTGGGGGGAGCTAGTTGTTTGGCAACCAGAATATGGGGATAAATATGAAATTGATCCGTTAAATGGATGGGTGTTTCAAGAAAATATTAATCCATTGTTGGAGGCAGGCTATGCAAATAAAGCTGCAGAAAGCGTGTTTACAGGAGCGAAAGTCGAGCATCTTTCAGCTGACTTGTTTAAAGAGTGCGTTCAAGCTTATGGTCCTTTAAAAGAAAATGAAATGTTTACCTTTGTACCGCCTTTATTTATAGGTGGTGAAAAGATATTTAAAAATGTGAAAAAAGTCGATTTATTTATTCAAATGGATATTTTGGCACAATTAGCCGAACCGAAAATTATAGATATCAATGATTTAAGAAAAATGGCTTTTGGGCGTTGA
- the htpX gene encoding protease HtpX, translating to MKRVFLFILTNLAVLFVLNITLSVLGLNRYLTEQGIDYVSLLGFAAVVGFTGSIISLLMSKKMAKMSMGVKIIDPSAPANSTEAWLVDTVHQLADRAGIGRPEVGIYEGAPNAFATGAFKNDALVAVSTGLLQSMNEEEVIAVLGHEVAHVVNGDMVTLTLIQGVVNTFVVFFARIVALAISRNGNSEQNSVGAAYYMTSMVCEIVFGFLASIIVAWFSRQREFRADAGSAKLLGSTKPMINALARLGNLEPGELSKGMQAMGISDKMSFAEIFSTHPPMEKRIQALQNLSLH from the coding sequence ATGAAACGTGTTTTCCTGTTTATACTAACGAACCTTGCTGTATTGTTTGTATTAAACATTACCCTATCTGTTCTTGGTCTTAACCGCTACCTCACTGAACAAGGTATAGACTACGTTAGCTTATTAGGTTTTGCGGCTGTTGTCGGCTTTACTGGTTCTATTATTTCACTCTTAATGAGTAAAAAAATGGCAAAAATGAGTATGGGTGTTAAGATTATTGACCCTAGTGCACCAGCCAATAGCACCGAAGCATGGTTAGTCGATACCGTTCATCAGCTAGCGGATCGTGCTGGTATTGGTCGCCCTGAAGTGGGTATTTATGAAGGCGCTCCCAACGCATTTGCAACAGGTGCTTTCAAAAATGATGCCCTAGTTGCTGTCTCAACAGGTCTCTTACAAAGCATGAATGAGGAAGAGGTAATCGCTGTATTAGGACATGAAGTCGCTCACGTTGTTAATGGCGATATGGTAACACTCACCCTGATTCAAGGTGTTGTCAATACCTTTGTCGTCTTCTTTGCGCGTATTGTTGCCCTAGCCATCTCTCGTAATGGTAATAGTGAACAAAATAGTGTAGGTGCTGCTTATTATATGACCAGTATGGTCTGTGAAATCGTTTTTGGTTTCTTAGCCTCTATTATTGTCGCTTGGTTCTCTCGTCAGCGTGAATTCCGTGCCGATGCAGGTTCTGCCAAATTACTGGGATCAACAAAACCAATGATTAATGCATTAGCCCGTCTTGGTAATCTTGAACCCGGTGAACTTAGCAAAGGAATGCAAGCCATGGGAATTAGTGATAAGATGAGTTTTGCAGAAATCTTCTCAACTCACCCTCCAATGGAAAAACGTATTCAAGCATTACAAAATCTCTCACTTCATTAA
- a CDS encoding porin family protein produces MGLISSPTYAADTFTGFGLGVDISSSKYSTFESISFKRTTGLGLVADYGFDFGGSNFVGIIEAKVKLNKEKILNDRYHHIEDEYSFVSGHHKVQEKIRFTLSYLQGYRVTDNFLPYVKVGYSSAKLKSEDNFKEVDAQSTTYDSEYASGKGKGLLYGIGFKYAATKNIELGAEYARSNVKFKSDKFKKNTFSINAIYRF; encoded by the coding sequence GTGGGTCTTATATCTAGTCCTACTTATGCTGCAGATACCTTTACAGGTTTTGGTCTTGGGGTTGATATTAGTTCATCTAAATACAGCACATTTGAAAGTATCAGCTTTAAACGAACAACAGGTTTAGGTTTAGTCGCTGACTATGGTTTTGATTTTGGCGGTAGTAATTTTGTAGGGATTATTGAAGCCAAAGTCAAACTCAATAAAGAAAAAATTCTAAATGATCGTTATCATCACATAGAAGATGAATACTCTTTTGTATCAGGTCATCACAAAGTGCAAGAAAAAATTCGCTTTACACTAAGCTATTTACAAGGCTATCGTGTAACAGATAATTTCCTTCCCTATGTTAAAGTGGGGTATAGTTCTGCTAAACTTAAATCAGAAGATAATTTTAAAGAAGTTGATGCACAAAGCACTACTTACGATTCAGAATATGCCTCTGGCAAAGGAAAAGGGTTACTTTACGGTATTGGTTTCAAATACGCAGCCACCAAAAATATTGAATTAGGTGCAGAGTATGCCCGTTCTAATGTTAAATTTAAGAGTGATAAATTTAAAAAGAACACCTTTAGTATCAATGCAATTTACCGTTTCTAA